ttattttttacagtGTACTACACAGTTGCATCCCTGTTTCAAGCACTTCCTTGCATGTGGCTCTGCTGTTGAAGGCTAGTTAAAGTGTGTAGTTTGGGATCTCACAGCACCACAGATACTGTATGTCCAGTTACTTGTTCCATGACTATTTGAGTAGTGGGAGCAGCTTTGTTTAGAGGTAGTACACATGTGGTTCCCAGCTGCAGGACTGGAGGCCCATAATTTTAGTCAACGCTTGGAGTAACAGCAGAAATGGCATCCGGTTCTCTCTGTGCCTCCCTAATCTCTCTCCTTCTATATgcaaaaggtatttttaaaagctaCATAATGATGGTCTCTCTTTTGCAGGCCATTCAGCCATTGAGTGTGCTGAATTCTGACTCTCAAAGAGCAGCCATGACTTGCTTGAAAGGCAGGAAACACGATATACGACAGGCCTTGGTTGAAAGAACAAATGCCATCTGTTCCTCACAGCTCCTAGATTTTGACTGGCAGTTAAAGGTGAGAGCAATATTTTCATTCTCAGTTGTCTAGGAACATTCAGACAACGTGCAGGGTCCAGCCTGGGAATATAGGCTATGGCAGATCCACTGGGGATGGACATACAAAGGTGTCTGAAGCAAAGTTAAATGAGAAGAAACTGAAAGAAGTTCCTTTTGTTACCTTTACTCCACAAACCTTTAACTTTATTAACTTTATATGGTTAACTTTATATGTTTTTTTGTTTAGATCGGTAATTGGCAACTAGACTGTAAAAGAGTCATGTTGTTTGCCTCTGTCAGGATGGCTGGATGCTGCTGAAAATTCTAGATTGGTGCAATTTCAGTTCTGGACTCAAATAGATAATAACCAGAAGTGGGTGGTACGGTGTAGCCCATGTATTGCTAGctgctgtccttccttccttcctggaggaGGAAGGTCTTTAGCTGGGGCTATAAAGATCATAAATGAGTATTGGGATAGTTTGACTATTCAGGGGTTAAATTTAGCAACCAGGCCACTACATTCTTTGGTTTTTGCCCTGCCTCCATCCCAATTGTTCAGGAATGAAATAGTTTACAGAGAATTTAAAGGGGCAAGTTCATGCCCAAAAACTTACCACCTAATTTAAGATGGGAGTCCTGTGGGAGGGAGGCAAAGAGAAGAACAAAGAGCATGAAACCTTCATAAAATTGGGGAATTGGTAATAAAAACTTGTTCTTTTTATTTAAGATTTTTAAGATCAAAAAGATGTAGATGAGAATTTTCCTACACCAAATCAATCCTGAATGCCTCCCATCTCAGATATTTAAATTCAAATATGTAATGCttagagatgtaacattttcaaatgttttaaagccgggggggggggggatgaaaattTGGGAGAAAATTGAaaaatactaaaaacaaaaaaacaaagtagCACTTTCACAGAATCTTTATAGATCTAAAGTAAACTTGTTGCTTTAAGATAGCACTCCCCAAAATGGTAGCctctaaatattttggactttagctctcatcagcctcagacagcatggccaatggtcaggaatgctgggcattgtagtccaaaatatctggagggcaccaggttggggaagcggTTTTGGGAACATAAAGCAACTGTTCCCAATGCTCCCCCTCCAGGAATAAAAACTCCCTCAAATTTTTTGGAGTATTTTCTAGGCCCCTAGTTTTGCTATGAAAAAAAGTCATTTGAGGTATTTATTTGGCACATAAGATTAACATGGAATACATTACTTTCCCCTCTTAAATAAGATGTCAAAATAATCCAAAATCAGTTCCCAATCTGAAAAACCCACATCATTGTGTCCAGCCATGAGTACTTTCGATTTTGGCATGTGTCTCCAGAGGAAAGGGAAGAATTCTGTACTTCTGGAACAGCCACCAGAGCCAGGAGTCAGATTGTAACCTTCACCAAATATGTTTGCACCCAAACTGTATAGACACCACGAGAAGTGAGTTCTTTCGAATGTACACAACCATTATTATATAGCTAAGAAGAAAGCATTGTCAGCCTTTCAGCCTCAATTCATATGAAGTTCATTTGTTGTGATGTAAAGCTGGTCTAAATTGACTGGGTCTCGTTTTGTTCTCCTTTACAGCTTGCCCTCTCTAGTGACAAGCTCTCCGTGCTGCAAATGCCACTCCTAAACCTTGATCTGGATTTGACACAGAATGGTGACATCAAGTTGTTCTCCGTAGAAATGAATAAGGAAGAGTTACAGAGCCTGATTAATGCATTGGAAGCAGCTAATAAGGTGTGAAACGGGTGTGCTTGATCAGGGCTGAGGATTCTAGAGGAGCCTGTTCACTTCATCTTTTACAATGTTATCAGCCATTTTTTACATTGGCTAACAATACAGCTTTtgcatggcttgaattttgaaTTGTGGCAATGTTCCTTTGGAGCTGCATATTTTTCCTGGGATGGCACATTTTGTGTATGGTTGCAtacttaaattttgtatactcatttttatcttaattttagaatttctgtaaaccgcccagagagccctggctatgggagcggtatataagtgcaataaataaataaatactttaaagaaGCCCTGATAGCATCAGCAAAAAGGGCCACTATTTCTGGTAGATTTGGTGACTTGAGAAGTGACAAGGCTTGAGCCTCTAGATAGATCTGGCTTCTGAGAAGTTTGTATACCAGTTACAAACTGAAGTTTCTATCCCTTCAGTTGTTTCTCAGTGGGTAGGCCTGGCGTCTGAACAATATCTTGCTACCAGCACCTGAAACCCTGAATTCTTTCACTGATGTCTTTCAAAGGCATGGTTaatattgtgtgtgagagagtgaccTGCTCAGCATTCAGTCCTCtcctattaatttttattttatttttattttttactacatttatatcccaccattttccacTTTCAAGGATCTCAAGGCAGATTACAAGGTTCTCCTCTTaaattttatcatcacaacaaccttgtgaggtaggttaggctgagagacagagtgacccaaagtcacccagtgagtttcatggcagaatgagaactagaacccagttctccccaGTCCAACcatctaatcactacaccatactggctctccctCCTAGGCAATGCACAATAGATTCAGGTACCTTCAGAACAGGGTTATTTATCACTGCAATACATGAAAAAACTAACTTCTGAAGAGCTGTATGCCACACTGTCTCACTAAAAGGCCTGCACTAAAAGGCAGAGGTTGGGGAGGTCTTGGGCGTCCTGCAAGAGCCCATAATGGCAGGAGTCTCTTAaagttatatacacacacaaatagccCCCTCTAGCCCTTAATAAATTGCACTGCTGTTATAATCAACTTCACAGTCCCTCTGCAGttctctaaaaacaaaacatgaagagACTGGATAATAATACTGCAGATCTGTTATATAGTACTCTAACACACACAGGGAATTATAACACTGGGcaactttgcagccacaaccCTGCAATATGAGTGGTATAATAACTTTTTTCTGACCACATTGTCAGGGTAACTCTAGTTAATGTTCAATAACTTAGAAAAAACATTAACAAGCCCTGGGATAGAAAAATCATGAACTCTTGTTACCTTTTTTTTTAGTGAACATACTACTGCTCAATCTCAGCTATACGAAGCACTTGGATTTCtaaattgggtttttttatatGAGACAGCAATTATTTTCTAACAAAAAAGGTGCCCAAAAGGCCCAGAAATGAACCAGACATTTCCTTCTCTAGATACTGTACGTGTTATCCATTgctatgacttcattcattggctaaaaCCACTGAAAGTGGGGAGCAAATTCATTTCTCATAAAACCAATGGGCAGAATATTGGCTGCATATTTTGCCTCACATCTCAGGGTCTGCAAGGGCTagaaaatatctttttttaaaaaaaaataaagctgtGAATGAATATAATTGCCCAACTCCTTCCTTGGACACAGCAGaaagttattttgttaaattagtCATATGAAAGTCTACTATTTGCCTTATGGGAGAAGTTTGGGAATCCATCTCTTAGTTGTGTGTACACAATTGGCTTTTTATCATATGGTTCCTATGAGAACACGGGAAAATTTTCTGGCATGTTGTTCACcttgaaatatttaaaaagtctATGTAAGGCATTATTAGAGTTTGAGAACATGCAGAGTTGTTCTGATTTGTCATGTAGACTTactgcttccatttttttccttgaaGGTTGTCCAGCAACTGAAATGATGCCAACTATCTGTGATACTCTCGTTGATGGAAAAATGGACAAAACTACAGGAGTTATGCTTTTGAACTGCTAATGTCAGCACATAAAAGTGGGAGACAAGAAACTTTATTCACAAGTTTACCATGAGTCAGACTTTTGATCTTCAGTAGATCAAAATAAATAGTAAGGCACATTGTGACTAACTTGTGGGCATGCTGAAAGGAACATAGCTTTGTCAGACTGCTGCAGCATTTATGAGAAGTTGTGGGCACCGTGTTAAAGAATTAATCAGAGATCTTGAAGACGCCTGGACCTTGTCTTCTCGTGTTTCTAGCAAAGCAGCAAACAATTACCTCACAGAACTTGGTGCAAACAttccttttctgttttgcttGGAATTTATATAAGTAGATTACAGAGTAGGTCTACAAAACCATTTTCATACTTAATGGCAAAATGTTTTGATGTGTTTCCATGCTGTAGAGGAAAGATGGCTTGTTATCCAGATTAAGTCCTATTCTTAAACGCAATAAAAGATGTGGATAAATATGAGTCTCAGATTGAACAAGGCTCTGGGAGCACTCTCAGATGTTTGAATGCAGAGTAGTCCTtaatatatggggaaaaagtggcAAAAGTACTGCAATGCTGGCTGCTTCACAGTGCTGTCAGAGGGTTTACAGTTTGAGGATTTGGGGTATCATGACTTTTTCTTCCAGGTGGGGTAACATAAATTTTGAAAATTTTGAGTGTTCAACTGACTAGAAAGGTAGGAAAGGAGTTGCAAGAAAAACAAGAGTTGAAATCAAACAAAAGCAGGTATCTCAAACAATTTTGAACTGTTTCACTGGAAACAGGGGCAGTAGtatttttcccccctgttggGTGCATAAGTAAGCCCTAAAAGTCTTTTGTCAATCTGCCTGCAAAGCCACTCTAATGACATATCCTTTTGTATTGCAGTCATGTAGTTTGTCTTTTATTAACATATCCTTTATCTCACGGATTGGAGTTATAAGGTTCGTCAATACTCATATGTTATTTACATTGCCCCCTAAAACCCCAAAATGCTACATAGTAATTTTACATGTAATCAGAGAAGATGATTATGTTAAAATGTGTTGCTGCAGCACTTAAATACCAGTATGTGTTTTTCAAATCTTTTACATATCTGTATGATTGACTGTTAAATCGACCAGAGAAAAGATGTTGCAATATCCTTTTCTGTGAGTCATCTTAGTTGTCAGACgaatgtttgtttttgttgtaatATAACATGGGGCAGACAATTTAGACACATATATACAAAGCTTTGTAACAAATACTGGAGTTTCCGTGTAAATGTAGAACTCTGGAATTTTCAGTGTGTACACAGCATTGGTGCTAACAGCACTAGAATCTGTAGAATTTGCTAACACAAACATGCATACACTTGGGTAGCAAATGGTCAATGTGTGAAACGTGCTGATAACTAGCTTGTTTCTGTCTTTAGGCTGTAACTTTTATTCAGCTGAGACTAGAAATGTAGCATTTCTGTGCAAATTCATATTTTCAGGCATTTGTTATTGTTAAAACATTTGCATTCTGCCTTATAttattaggatctcagggtggtgtacttAACCAATTTAGATGCTACAGTGTGAAATGTTTTGCACAATTTGATGCAAAGCCTTGATAGGAGACTAGTAGAATTCATACAAAATTTCCAAGGAAAGCAGTGAGGGCAGTCCAGTGAGTTCTGCCACAAGTCCATCATGGCAGCACTCTAGGGAGgacattgggaggggggggtgttCCCTTCAAATGTGATTTCTCTTCAGGATCATTCTTCAGCCAATTCACTGGGTCTGCATGCACAAAAACAAAGCCAGGAGAAATATTAAACATTAATAAAACTTGTTTAAATAGAAAAGGGAGAGCTGTTGAGTGGTGATAATGCTGCTGCATCTACTCTgaggtttaaaagaaaaatcaaacattttaaaaacactccTTTTGTTTTGCAGCTTAATATTTAATATACCCAAGAATGGGCTTTGCTGAACGTCAACTTGTCTTCAAATTGAAATGACACCACAAGCCCCAATAAAATGGATGAAAACTGAGCGATAGTAATGGGATCTGTATAGGAGTTTCTTGGTTCGTTGGGCTCTTGTCCTGTGCTAGATCTCTTGAATCAGCATATGAACATAACCGCAGTATTGTgggctttttcttaaaaaattcaaatgtacAAGTAATCCAAGAAAACAGCATTGGGAAATCATCTGAATGAACGTTTCTGTTGACAGCAAAAGATTCTAATGCTACATTATGTGGACTTTTAAAGTATGTGCAACCGCACCCCCTACAACTCCTCAAACGTGCAGGCCTATGTAGCAAGAAAAAGCCTTGacaaaaatgatatacaaaacaaATGCACTATGAAAAGTTAGATTTGAATGTGTAAATCGGATGCAGAAAGTCACATAGCACGCAGAGCAGGAATTTGAATCAGAAAATACAgcatacagttgtgtgaaaaagaaagtacaccctcttggaattgtatgtttttacatatcaggacataataacaatcatcttgttccttagcaggtctaaaaattaggtaaatacaacctcagatgaacaacaaaacatgacatattacaccatgtcatgatttatttaacagaaataaagccaaaatggagaagccttgtgtgaaaaagtaagtacaccttacgattcaatagcttgtagaaccacctttagcagcaataacttgaagtaatcgttttctgtatgactttatcagtctcccacatcgttgtggaggaattttggcccactcttctttacaacgttgcttcagttcattgaggtttgagggcatttgtttatgcacagctctcttaaggtcccgccacagcatttcaatcgggttgaggtctggactttgactgggccattgcaacaccttgattcttttctttttcggccattctgttgtagatttgctggtgtgcttgggatcattgtcctgtttcATGACCCAATTttgtccaagctttagctgtcggacagatggcctcacatttgactctagaatactttggtatacagaggagttcatggtcgactcaatgactgcaaggttcccaggtcctgtggctgcaaaacaagcccaaatcatcatcccttcaccaccgtgcttgacagttggtatgagctGTTTGTGCtaatatgctgtgtttggttttcaccaaacgtggcgctgtgcattatggccatacatctccactttggtctcgtctgtccaaaggacattgttccagaagtcttgtggtttgttcagatgcaactttgcaaacctaagccatgctgccatgttctttttagagagaagaggctttctcctggcaacccttccaaacaaaccatacttgttcagtctttttttctaattgtactgtcatgaacatttaacatgctcattgAGGCCTGTAGAgactgagatgtaactcttgggattttgcaatttctctgagcattgcacggtctgaccttggggtgattttgctgggacatcctctcctgggaagattggcaagaGTCTTgattgttttccacttttgaataatctttctcattgtagaatgatggactttaaattgtttggaaatggccttataacccttcccagattgatgggcagcagcaattgcttctctaaggtcattgctgatgtctttcctccttggcattgtgttaacacacacctggatgctccagaccagcaaactgaaaaaactttggcttttatagaggtggtcatacttgctgatgatcaattaatcacgggcatttgattagcagcacctgtctgctacttagcatcttaattcctatggaagcagtaagggtgtacttactttttcacacatggcttctccattttggctttatttctgttaaataaatcatgacacggtgtaatatgtcatgtgttgttgttcatctgaggttgtatttacctaatttttagacctgctaaggaacagatggttgttattatgtcctgatatgtaaaatcatacaattccaagagggtgtgctttctttttcacacgactgtatatttTATACAAAGAAAATATAATCATAAAAAATAGTCATTTTTTCCTCCCTTGGCATTCCATTGAACTTATTTACTAAGGAGAtgtagaaggagaagcagcagcaaagcagtgTCTAGTAACTTTCAATCACTGAGGGTATGAGGCTGTCACCAAAGCTAGTCATTCAGATCACTGTGCTACAGTCTCCTTTCTCAAGCTCCTGAGATGCCTATTTCAGAACTACCAACTGACTTTTTGTTTGAACAGTCCAGAAGAGCTGGAAGGAGAGTCCTGTGGCCATAAGATGGCTGTCCTAGAA
This genomic stretch from Elgaria multicarinata webbii isolate HBS135686 ecotype San Diego chromosome 10, rElgMul1.1.pri, whole genome shotgun sequence harbors:
- the COMMD8 gene encoding COMM domain-containing protein 8, coding for MELIEKLPADKTLQFFHKVVDGMCGRAYPRYQDYNTIWNLTEWMEVLEQTMAYFKNAVGKDLSDAEAIQPLSVLNSDSQRAAMTCLKGRKHDIRQALVERTNAICSSQLLDFDWQLKLALSSDKLSVLQMPLLNLDLDLTQNGDIKLFSVEMNKEELQSLINALEAANKVVQQLK